A region from the Desulfobacterales bacterium genome encodes:
- a CDS encoding replication-associated recombination protein A: MNLFEYQAQTDVQNTSPLAERMRPKCLEEFAGQAHVIGEGALICHAIKHDRIFSMILWGPPGCGKTTLARLIARESRSHFVHFSAVLSGVKEIRSVIEDARTQRQMFRKKTILFVDEIHRFNKAQQDAFLHQVESGMITLIGATTENPSFEVISPLLSRCRLITLKPLTEADISSIVDRALSEPDKGLGKLNIRLNSDARSLLIGCCEGDARMALNTLEIAASLTIDSVHSAPDHGILNIDIKDVENAIQKKALLYDKSGEEHFNLISAFHKSLRGSDPDGALYWLGRMLASGEDPFYIARRMVRFASEDIGLADPNALANAISAMESFKFLGPPEGELALCQAAVYLATAPKSNSIYKAYGKIRETIRRTGALPVPLHIRNAPTKLMQSAGYGKGYKYAHDFNDAYAAQEYLPEPLQGTAFYIPTERGYEKFIKQRLDTWSDFKKKDGDRKTS; the protein is encoded by the coding sequence TTGAATCTCTTTGAATATCAAGCGCAAACAGATGTTCAGAACACCAGCCCCCTGGCAGAAAGAATGCGGCCCAAATGCCTCGAGGAGTTCGCGGGACAGGCCCATGTCATCGGCGAGGGGGCTTTGATCTGTCATGCCATCAAACACGACCGAATATTTTCAATGATCCTGTGGGGGCCTCCGGGATGCGGGAAAACCACCCTGGCACGATTGATCGCCAGGGAAAGCCGCTCCCATTTCGTCCATTTCTCAGCGGTGCTCTCCGGTGTGAAGGAAATCCGATCGGTAATCGAAGATGCCCGGACACAACGGCAGATGTTCCGAAAAAAAACCATTCTGTTTGTGGATGAAATTCACCGGTTTAACAAGGCACAGCAGGATGCGTTTCTACACCAGGTTGAAAGCGGCATGATTACGCTTATCGGTGCAACGACCGAAAACCCGTCATTTGAGGTGATTTCTCCTTTATTATCAAGATGCCGGCTCATTACTTTAAAGCCATTAACTGAAGCCGACATCTCGTCCATCGTTGATCGCGCCTTGTCAGAGCCGGACAAAGGGCTTGGCAAACTCAACATCCGCCTTAACAGCGACGCACGCTCACTTTTGATCGGCTGTTGTGAGGGCGACGCGCGTATGGCATTAAACACGCTCGAAATTGCAGCGTCCTTAACCATTGACAGCGTGCATAGTGCCCCGGATCATGGTATACTGAACATCGACATAAAGGATGTGGAAAACGCCATCCAGAAAAAAGCCCTGTTGTACGATAAATCCGGGGAGGAACACTTCAACCTCATCTCGGCCTTTCACAAAAGCCTTCGGGGCAGTGATCCGGATGGGGCCCTGTACTGGCTGGGACGTATGCTGGCCTCAGGGGAAGACCCTTTTTATATTGCCAGAAGAATGGTCAGGTTCGCGTCCGAAGACATCGGGCTGGCCGACCCGAATGCATTGGCTAACGCAATCAGCGCCATGGAATCGTTTAAATTCCTGGGTCCGCCGGAGGGCGAGCTGGCCCTGTGCCAGGCGGCCGTATATCTTGCTACCGCCCCGAAAAGCAACAGCATCTATAAAGCGTACGGGAAAATCCGGGAAACCATCAGGCGGACAGGGGCCCTTCCGGTTCCGTTGCATATCCGCAATGCCCCAACGAAACTGATGCAATCTGCCGGCTATGGCAAAGGATACAAATATGCCCACGATTTTAACGACGCCTATGCCGCCCAGGAATACCTGCCGGAACCCCTTCAGGGAACGGCGTTTTATATTCCTACCGAGCGGGGGTATGAAAAGTTTATCAAACAAAGGCTTGACACATGGTCTGATTTTAAAAAAAAAGACGGTGACCGTAAAACTTCATAA
- the map gene encoding type I methionyl aminopeptidase: MKKDTEKIGRNDPCPCGSGLKYKKCCLTKHLIQSLSDDQWYAKKHNIRLKGPADIEAIRKAGRIAVDTLNLVESNLHPGMTTDDINKLVHEFTIAAGAIPAPLNYKGFPKSVCTSVNEVICHGIPSDRILKDGDIVNVDVTTILNRYYADTNKTFFIGTPGPDAKKLVEVARESLNLGISMVKPGNTLGDIGWAIQTYAEGQGCSVVREFVGHGVGFDFHELPQVAHYGRKGEGLRLIPGMVFTIEPMINAGKRYLNVLDDNWTAVTRDGSLSAQFEQTIVVTGTGYDILTPFED, from the coding sequence ATGAAAAAAGATACGGAAAAAATCGGGCGGAATGATCCATGCCCGTGCGGAAGCGGATTGAAATATAAAAAATGCTGTCTGACAAAGCACCTGATCCAGTCACTATCCGACGATCAATGGTATGCGAAAAAACACAACATCCGTTTAAAAGGACCAGCGGATATTGAAGCCATCAGAAAAGCCGGCCGCATCGCCGTAGACACTCTCAACCTGGTGGAAAGCAACCTGCACCCCGGAATGACAACCGATGACATAAACAAACTGGTCCATGAATTTACGATAGCCGCCGGAGCCATCCCCGCCCCTTTAAATTACAAGGGATTTCCCAAAAGCGTCTGTACTTCCGTAAACGAGGTCATCTGCCACGGGATTCCGAGCGATCGGATTCTTAAAGACGGGGACATCGTCAATGTGGATGTCACCACGATTCTCAACCGGTATTATGCAGACACGAATAAAACTTTTTTTATTGGTACCCCCGGGCCTGATGCAAAAAAGCTTGTCGAAGTCGCCCGCGAAAGCCTCAATCTGGGAATTTCCATGGTAAAACCCGGCAACACACTGGGAGATATCGGTTGGGCGATTCAAACTTATGCTGAAGGTCAGGGCTGCTCGGTCGTCAGAGAATTCGTCGGGCATGGCGTGGGTTTCGATTTTCATGAGCTACCGCAGGTAGCTCATTACGGCCGAAAAGGGGAAGGCCTCAGATTGATCCCCGGAATGGTTTTTACCATTGAGCCCATGATCAATGCAGGGAAAAGATACCTTAATGTATTAGACGATAACTGGACCGCCGTCACCCGAGACGGCTCACTATCCGCCCAATTCGAACAAACGATCGTGGTCACCGGTACAGGATATGACATACTGACTCCTTTTGAGGATTAA